In one window of Miscanthus floridulus cultivar M001 chromosome 12, ASM1932011v1, whole genome shotgun sequence DNA:
- the LOC136497411 gene encoding mediator of RNA polymerase II transcription subunit 9-like isoform X2, producing the protein MDHHHPQQQQYGDPYRGLVPSPQPDHHLHALQYHQPQPQQQPALMSPPQPQPALMSPQPQQALMSPPQPQQHHHASLASHFHLLHLVTRLADAIGTGTRDQNSDALVEELTSQFARCQQLLNSISGTISSKSTTVEGQRQSLDETRQLLDQRKMYGHGFGKTALEIPT; encoded by the exons ATGGATCACCACCacccgcagcagcagcagtacgGCGACCCTTACCGTGGGCTCGTGCCGTCCCCGCAGCCCGACCACCACCTCCACGCCCTCCAGTACcaccagccgcagccgcagcaacAGCCGGCGCTGATGTCTCCACCACAGCCGCAGCCGGCACTGATGTCTCCACAGCCGCAGCAAGCACTGATGTCTCCACCGCAGCCGCAGCAGCATCACCACGCCTCGCTTGCCTCCCACTTCCACCTCCTCCAT TTGGTTACAAGATTAGCTGATGCGATTGGTACAGGAACAAGGGACCAAAATTCTGATGCACTG GTTGAAGAGTTGACCAGCCAGTTTGCTAGGTGCCAACAACTGTTGAACTCCATATCAGGAACAATAAGCTCAAAGTCTACT ACGGTTGAGGGACAAAGGCAGAGTTTGGACGAAACACGCCAGCTGCTTGATCAAAGAAA GATGTATGGCCATGGTTTTGGAAAGACAGCTTTAGAAATCCCAACATAA
- the LOC136497411 gene encoding mediator of RNA polymerase II transcription subunit 9-like isoform X1 yields the protein MDHHHPQQQQYGDPYRGLVPSPQPDHHLHALQYHQPQPQQQPALMSPPQPQPALMSPQPQQALMSPPQPQQHHHASLASHFHLLHLVTRLADAIGTGTRDQNSDALVEELTSQFARCQQLLNSISGTISSKSTTVEGQRQSLDETRQLLDQRKELITKYRSSVEDLLKGDKR from the exons ATGGATCACCACCacccgcagcagcagcagtacgGCGACCCTTACCGTGGGCTCGTGCCGTCCCCGCAGCCCGACCACCACCTCCACGCCCTCCAGTACcaccagccgcagccgcagcaacAGCCGGCGCTGATGTCTCCACCACAGCCGCAGCCGGCACTGATGTCTCCACAGCCGCAGCAAGCACTGATGTCTCCACCGCAGCCGCAGCAGCATCACCACGCCTCGCTTGCCTCCCACTTCCACCTCCTCCAT TTGGTTACAAGATTAGCTGATGCGATTGGTACAGGAACAAGGGACCAAAATTCTGATGCACTG GTTGAAGAGTTGACCAGCCAGTTTGCTAGGTGCCAACAACTGTTGAACTCCATATCAGGAACAATAAGCTCAAAGTCTACT ACGGTTGAGGGACAAAGGCAGAGTTTGGACGAAACACGCCAGCTGCTTGATCAAAGAAA GGAGTTGATTACAAAGTACAGAAGCTCTGTCGAAGACCTCCTTAAGGGAGATAAAAGATAA
- the LOC136496728 gene encoding uncharacterized protein isoform X2 — protein sequence MDALHKTYMTRKKRHIYIVPFKFDTPSPDDMVITGLKSSRNFRKVDTEVLVKDSVDVTGKEMTDNDILLTEKSTSMDPSASVQLDEVGGTTSNVPSSSQNITLVLDHKLQHLSLERKPKNSKPNIKKAASVSHYKPEPWMLQSEDQEIRKQLSLAIVGHVDSGKSTLCGRLRHALGLISKKQMHKYEKEAKEKGKGSFAYAWAMDESSDERERGITMTVAVAYFNSENYRVVLLDSPGHKDFVPNMISGATQADAAILVVDASIGSFEAGMGVNGIGQTKEHSQLIRSFGVENLIVAINKMDVVEYSKERFQSIKLQLGIFLRSCGYKDSSVTWVPLSAMANENLVTASSDSRLLSWYNGDCLLKAIDSLPPPHRDVSRPLRLPICDVIASHTLGQVAVCGKVESGGIRTGSKVLAMPSGDIATVRTIERDSSTCNLARAGDNVAIGLHGIDPGHIVSGGVLCHPDFPVHIASHLELKILVLEITMPILVGLQFELHIHHARVSARLVKILSSLDQKTGKALKEMPRLLTARQAAVVEVKLDREVCAEEFSTLKALGRVFLRSQGNTVAVGIVTRILDQAFDLA from the exons TGCCTTTCAAGTTTGATACACCATCTCCAGATGACATGGTCATTACAGGCTTAAAATCATCCAGAAACTTTAGAAAAG TTGACACAGAGGTTCTAGTTAAAGATTCTGTTGACGTGACCGGAAAGGAGATGACGGATAATGATATTCTTCTAACTGAAAAGAGTACAAGCATGGACCCAAGTGCATCAGTACAATTGGATGAAGTTGGTGGAACTACTAGCAATGTTCCTTCGAGTAGTCAAAATATAACTCTTGTTTTGGACCATAAGCTACAGCATTTGAGTTTGGAGAGGAAACCGAAGAACAGTAAACCCAATATTAAGAAAGCAGCTTCTGTTTCACACTACAAGCCAGAACCATGGATGCTCCAGAGTGAAGATCAAGAAATCCGTAAACAGCTAAGTCTTGCCATT GTTGGTCATGTTGATTCTGGGAAATCAACTTTATGTGGTCGATTACGACATGCTTTGGGATTGATTTCAAAAAAACAAATGCATAAATATGAGAAAGAAGCTAAAGAAAAG GGGAAAGGGTCGTTTGCATATGCCTGGGCTATGGATGAGAGCAGTGATGAGAGGGAGCGCGGCATTACAATGACTGTGGCTGTAGCATACTTCAATAGCGAAAACTACCGTGTGGTTTTGCTTGACTCCCCTGGTCACAAGGATTTTGTTCCTAATATGATATCTGGTGCTACACAAGCTGATGCAGCCATCCTAGTTGTTGATGCATCTATAGGCTCATTTGAAGCTGGCATGGGTGTTAATGGAATTGGTCAGACAAAGGAACACTCACAACTTATTAGGAGCTTTGGTGTTGAGAACTTGATAGTTGCTATTAATAAGATGGATGTGGTGGAATATTCGAAGGAGCGGTTTCAGTCCATTAAATTGCAACTTGGTATCTTTCTTCGATCATGTGGTTACAAAGACTCTTCAGTTACCTGGGTTCCTTTGAGTGCAATGGCAAATGAAAATTTAGTCACAGCTTCTTCAGATTCTCGTCTTCTATCATG GTACAATGGAGATTGTCTGCTGAAAGCCATTGACTCATTACCTCCTCCCCATCGTGACGTTTCAAGGCCACTGCGCCTTCCAATATGTGATGTTATTGCATCTCACACGCTGGGTCAGGTGGCTGTTTGTGGTAAAGTAGAGTCTGGAGGGATCCGAACTGGCTCTAAG GTTCTTGCCATGCCTTCTGGAGATATAGCTACAGTAAGAACCATTGAGCGGGATTCCTCTACTTGCAACTTGGCTAGAGCCGGGGACAACGTTGCCATTGGTTTGCATGGGATCGACCCTGGCCATATTGTGTCAGGTGGAGTTCTTTGCCATCCAGATTTCCCCGTGCACATCGCTTCTCACTTGGAGCTGAAAATTCTGGTTCTAGAAATCACCATGCCAATACTGGTTGGTCTTCAG TTTGAGCTGCACATACATCACGCGAGGGTGTCAGCGAGGTTGGTTAAAATACTGTCGTCGTTGGACCAGAAGACTGGCAAGGCCTTAAAGGAAATGCCACGTTTGCTCACCGCGAGGCAGGCCGCCGTGGTTGAA GTGAAGCTGGACAGAGAAGTGTGTGCGGAGGAATTCTCGACGCTGAAGGCCCTTGGACGGGTGTTCCTGCGGTCTCAGGGTAACACTGTTGCGGTGGGCATTGTGACTCGAATTCTGGATCAGGCTTTTGACCTCGCCTAA